The Cyanobacteriota bacterium region CTGGTTCCGGCACCACCAATATAGCTGCCTCTTGCCACACTAGCGCAGAGACCAAGTAGCTCAACCGATAGCGTCCGTGATTACCTACAGGTGGCACCCCTGTTTGAATCAAAGCACTACGCCCCAAGCGCAATGCCCGCGCCACTAACCGCCCCATGGTCAA contains the following coding sequences:
- a CDS encoding ATP-dependent DNA helicase gives rise to the protein MIEVEVHQQLRAFLRQQGQPYWSHNLTMGRLVARALRLGRSALIQTGVPPVGNHGRYRLSYLVSALVWQEAAILVVPEP